One segment of Streptomyces roseifaciens DNA contains the following:
- a CDS encoding amino acid permease: MTSEQVAARTADAVAEPGHKGSGKAASEGYERGLGNRQIQMIAIGGAIGTGLFLGAGKAISKAGPSLILAYAIAGLVIFFIMRALGELLMYRPVSGSFSDYAREFLGPFWGYVTGWTYWLFWVVTGITEVTAAAAYVQYWDKDIPQWVSALVFTVILYFANLISVKLFGELEFWFSMVKVTAIIGMILIGIGVLTIGFSDAGDTATVANLWNDGGFFPHGIGSTLMTLQIVMFAFLAVELVGVTAGEAKDPEKTLPKAINTVPWRIAVFYIGALIIILAVVPWGEFMPGVSPFVAAFQKIGLPAGAGIVNFVVLTAALSSCNSGMYSTGRMLRDLSLNGQGPKFFGQLTKGGLPLRGTTFSAALMLVGVWINYQWPGKAFDYVVSFATISGMWAWIMILVAQLRYRRKANRGELPQSTFRAPGAPWTSLFALGFIFMVIVMMGLDENARVSLYCAPVWAAIMWVSYLVLKARNPQAFERKDYTQAVEAEQKVEQVA; the protein is encoded by the coding sequence ATGACCTCTGAGCAGGTCGCGGCCCGTACCGCGGACGCAGTCGCGGAACCGGGCCACAAGGGAAGCGGCAAGGCGGCTTCCGAGGGTTACGAGCGGGGACTCGGTAACCGACAGATTCAGATGATCGCCATTGGTGGCGCCATCGGCACCGGCCTCTTCCTCGGCGCGGGGAAGGCCATTTCCAAGGCCGGCCCGAGCCTGATCCTGGCCTATGCGATAGCGGGCCTGGTCATCTTCTTCATCATGCGAGCGCTCGGCGAGCTGCTCATGTACCGCCCGGTGTCGGGCTCCTTCTCGGACTACGCCCGGGAGTTCCTCGGCCCCTTCTGGGGCTATGTGACCGGATGGACGTACTGGCTCTTCTGGGTCGTCACCGGAATCACCGAGGTGACCGCCGCGGCGGCCTATGTGCAGTACTGGGACAAGGACATCCCGCAATGGGTGTCCGCACTGGTCTTCACCGTCATCCTGTATTTCGCCAACCTGATCTCCGTGAAGCTCTTCGGCGAGCTGGAGTTCTGGTTCTCGATGGTCAAGGTCACCGCCATCATCGGCATGATCCTCATCGGTATCGGCGTGCTGACGATCGGCTTCTCCGACGCCGGTGACACCGCCACCGTGGCCAATCTCTGGAACGACGGCGGATTCTTCCCGCACGGCATCGGCAGCACCCTGATGACCCTGCAGATCGTGATGTTCGCCTTCCTCGCCGTCGAGCTGGTCGGCGTCACCGCGGGCGAGGCCAAGGACCCGGAGAAGACGCTCCCCAAGGCGATCAACACCGTGCCGTGGCGCATCGCGGTCTTCTACATCGGCGCGCTGATCATCATCCTGGCCGTGGTCCCGTGGGGCGAGTTCATGCCCGGCGTGAGCCCGTTCGTGGCCGCCTTCCAGAAGATCGGTCTCCCGGCCGGCGCCGGCATCGTCAACTTCGTCGTCCTCACGGCGGCGCTGTCGTCCTGCAACTCCGGCATGTACTCCACCGGCCGCATGCTGCGTGACCTCTCGCTCAACGGCCAGGGTCCGAAGTTCTTCGGCCAGCTGACCAAGGGCGGCCTGCCGCTGCGCGGCACCACCTTCTCCGCCGCGCTGATGCTCGTCGGTGTGTGGATCAACTACCAGTGGCCGGGCAAGGCGTTCGACTACGTCGTCTCCTTCGCGACCATCTCCGGCATGTGGGCCTGGATCATGATCCTCGTGGCCCAGCTCCGCTACCGCCGCAAGGCCAACCGCGGCGAGCTCCCGCAGTCCACGTTCCGGGCCCCCGGCGCGCCGTGGACCAGCCTCTTCGCCCTCGGCTTCATCTTCATGGTGATCGTGATGATGGGCCTCGACGAGAACGCGCGGGTCTCGCTGTACTGCGCCCCCGTCTGGGCGGCGATCATGTGGGTGTCCTACCTCGTCCTCAAGGCCCGCAACCCGCAGGCCTTCGAGCGCAAGGACTACACGCAGGCCGTCGAGGCCGAGCAGAAGGTCGAGCAGGTCGCCTGA
- a CDS encoding PTS transporter subunit EIIC, with amino-acid sequence MSKSAKAAKAAPDDAAAPEKKKFGAGAMAIAQRIGRSLMLPVAVLPAAALMVRLGQGDMLGKESLPAFLNKIAEFMSAGGGAILDNMALLFAVGVAIGYAKKSDGSTALAAVAGYLVFSKVLGTFTDGSLPKKEAVVDHKVAMVEQAVDAKVLGGVVMGLVVALIYQRFYRTKLPDWAGFFGGRRLVPILSSFAGLLIGVAFGYIWPVLGTGLHSFGEWLVGSGAVGAGIFGVANRGLIPVGMHHLLNSFPWFQAGSYEGPKGTVNGDIARFLAGDPNAGQFMTGFFPIMMFALPAACLAIVHCARPENRKVVGGMMFSLALTAFVTGVTEPIEFTFMFVAPVLYAIHAVLTGVSMALTWALGMKDGFGFSAGVIDFLLNLGIASKPWMLVLVGLCFAAIYYVVFRFAITKFDLKTPGRESEEESAELKA; translated from the coding sequence ATGAGTAAGAGCGCCAAGGCGGCAAAGGCGGCGCCTGACGACGCCGCTGCGCCGGAGAAGAAGAAGTTCGGCGCCGGCGCCATGGCGATTGCCCAGCGTATCGGCCGCAGCCTGATGCTGCCGGTCGCGGTGCTCCCCGCCGCCGCGCTGATGGTCCGCCTCGGCCAGGGCGACATGCTGGGCAAGGAGTCCCTCCCGGCGTTCCTCAACAAGATCGCCGAATTCATGTCCGCCGGCGGCGGCGCGATCCTCGACAACATGGCGCTGCTCTTCGCCGTGGGTGTCGCGATCGGCTACGCCAAGAAGTCGGACGGCTCGACGGCGCTGGCCGCCGTGGCCGGTTACCTGGTCTTCTCCAAGGTCCTGGGCACCTTCACCGACGGCAGCCTCCCGAAGAAGGAGGCCGTGGTCGACCACAAGGTCGCCATGGTGGAGCAGGCCGTCGACGCCAAGGTCCTCGGCGGCGTCGTGATGGGCCTCGTGGTAGCGCTGATATACCAGCGCTTCTACCGCACCAAGCTGCCGGACTGGGCGGGCTTCTTCGGCGGCCGCCGCCTGGTGCCGATCCTGTCGTCCTTCGCGGGTCTGCTCATCGGCGTCGCCTTCGGTTACATATGGCCGGTGCTCGGCACGGGTCTGCACAGCTTCGGCGAGTGGCTGGTCGGCTCCGGCGCGGTGGGCGCGGGCATCTTCGGCGTCGCCAACCGCGGTCTGATCCCGGTCGGCATGCACCACCTGCTCAACTCCTTCCCGTGGTTCCAGGCGGGTTCGTACGAGGGCCCCAAGGGCACCGTCAACGGCGACATCGCCCGCTTCCTCGCCGGCGACCCGAACGCCGGCCAGTTCATGACCGGCTTCTTCCCGATCATGATGTTCGCGCTGCCGGCCGCCTGCCTCGCGATCGTGCACTGCGCCCGCCCCGAGAACCGCAAGGTCGTCGGCGGCATGATGTTCTCCCTCGCGCTCACCGCCTTCGTCACCGGCGTGACCGAGCCGATCGAGTTCACCTTCATGTTCGTCGCGCCGGTGCTCTACGCGATCCACGCGGTGCTGACCGGTGTCTCGATGGCCCTGACCTGGGCGCTCGGCATGAAGGACGGCTTCGGCTTCTCGGCCGGCGTCATCGACTTCCTGCTGAACCTGGGCATCGCCTCGAAGCCGTGGATGCTGGTCCTCGTGGGTCTGTGCTTCGCCGCGATCTACTATGTGGTCTTCCGCTTCGCCATCACGAAGTTCGACCTCAAGACCCCGGGCCGCGAGTCCGAGGAAGAGTCCGCCGAATTGAAGGCGTGA
- a CDS encoding Mov34/MPN/PAD-1 family protein — translation MLTITQDLYDRIVAHARADHPDEACGVVAGPAGSDRPERFVPMLNAARSPTFYEFDSADLLKLYRELDDRDEEPVVIYHSHTATEAYPSRTDISYANEPGAHYVLVSTADTDGEGPFQFRSFRIVDGQVTEEDVTVVPAY, via the coding sequence ATGCTGACCATCACCCAGGACCTGTACGACCGGATCGTCGCGCACGCCCGCGCGGACCACCCCGACGAGGCCTGCGGCGTGGTCGCGGGGCCGGCCGGCAGCGACCGCCCCGAGCGGTTCGTCCCGATGCTCAACGCCGCCCGCTCGCCCACGTTCTACGAGTTCGACTCCGCGGACCTGCTCAAGCTCTACCGCGAGCTGGACGACCGCGACGAGGAGCCCGTGGTCATCTACCACTCGCACACGGCCACCGAGGCCTACCCCTCCCGCACGGACATCTCGTACGCCAACGAGCCCGGCGCCCACTACGTGCTGGTGTCCACCGCCGACACCGACGGCGAGGGCCCCTTCCAGTTCCGTTCGTTCCGCATAGTGGACGGCCAGGTGACCGAGGAGGACGTCACCGTGGTGCCTGCTTACTGA
- a CDS encoding PTS transporter subunit EIIC, whose translation MTTDATAAPAPRQSPWRARWQTLFSNLQKMGRSLQLPIAVLPAAGILNRLGQPDVFGKDGLGWTDVAKVFAGAGGALLDSALGLPLLFCVGVAIGMAKKADGSTALAAVVAFLVYFSVLHQFPEDCPQETTFGGAGLWSGVCVSTGGTAAPASFQNPGVFGGIVIGLLSAWFWMRFHRVRLVDWLGFFNGRRLVPILMSFVALLFAVVCLFVWPPVGDALTSFSKWLSDLGSAGAGVFGVANRALLVVGLHQFLNTFMWFQFGDYTKPDGTVVHGDINRFLAGDPDAGQFTTGFFPIMMFALPAAALAIAHCAKPHRRKAVAGMMLSVGLTSFVTGITEPIEYSFLFIAPLLYVVHALLTGVSMAVSWGLGVHDGFSFSAGLIDYVINWGLATKPWLIIPIGLCFAVVYYAIFRFAITKFDLPTPGREPEELAEEIERGNVKE comes from the coding sequence ATGACCACGGACGCCACAGCGGCACCGGCACCGCGGCAGAGCCCCTGGCGGGCGCGCTGGCAGACCCTCTTCTCGAACCTGCAGAAGATGGGCCGCAGCCTCCAGCTGCCGATCGCGGTGCTCCCGGCCGCAGGCATCCTGAACCGGCTCGGCCAGCCGGACGTCTTCGGCAAGGACGGGCTGGGCTGGACGGACGTAGCGAAGGTCTTCGCGGGCGCGGGCGGCGCACTGCTGGACTCGGCGCTCGGCCTGCCGCTGCTGTTCTGCGTGGGCGTGGCGATCGGCATGGCGAAGAAGGCGGACGGCTCGACGGCGCTGGCCGCGGTGGTGGCCTTCCTCGTCTACTTCTCGGTGCTGCACCAGTTCCCGGAGGACTGCCCGCAGGAGACGACGTTCGGCGGGGCGGGGCTGTGGAGCGGGGTGTGCGTCTCGACGGGCGGCACGGCGGCGCCGGCGAGCTTCCAGAACCCGGGGGTCTTCGGCGGCATCGTGATCGGCCTGCTCAGCGCGTGGTTCTGGATGCGCTTCCACCGGGTGCGGCTGGTGGACTGGCTGGGCTTCTTCAACGGGCGGCGGCTGGTGCCGATCCTGATGTCGTTCGTCGCGCTGCTGTTCGCGGTGGTCTGCCTGTTCGTCTGGCCGCCGGTGGGCGACGCGCTGACGAGCTTCAGCAAGTGGCTGTCGGACCTGGGGTCGGCGGGGGCGGGCGTCTTCGGCGTGGCAAACCGCGCGCTGCTGGTGGTGGGCCTGCACCAGTTCCTCAACACGTTCATGTGGTTCCAGTTCGGCGACTACACGAAGCCGGACGGCACGGTGGTGCACGGCGACATCAACCGCTTCCTGGCGGGCGACCCGGACGCAGGCCAGTTCACGACGGGCTTCTTCCCCATCATGATGTTCGCGCTGCCGGCGGCGGCGCTGGCGATCGCGCACTGCGCGAAGCCGCACCGGCGCAAGGCGGTGGCGGGCATGATGCTCTCGGTGGGCCTGACGTCGTTCGTCACGGGCATCACCGAGCCCATCGAGTACTCGTTCCTCTTCATCGCGCCGCTGCTGTACGTGGTGCATGCGCTGCTGACGGGCGTGTCGATGGCGGTGAGCTGGGGGCTGGGGGTGCACGACGGGTTCAGCTTCTCGGCGGGCCTGATCGACTACGTGATCAACTGGGGGCTGGCGACCAAGCCGTGGCTGATCATTCCGATCGGGCTGTGCTTCGCCGTCGTCTACTACGCGATTTTCCGGTTCGCGATTACGAAGTTCGACCTGCCGACTCCGGGGCGTGAGCCGGAAGAGCTCGCGGAGGAGATCGAGCGCGGGAACGTGAAGGAGTAG
- a CDS encoding MBL fold metallo-hydrolase, whose protein sequence is MKLTVVGCSGSFPSTESACSSYLVEADGFRLLLDMGNGALGELQRHIGLYDLDAILLSHLHPDHCIDMCGYFVARYYRHEGGRAEAIPVYGPRDTEHRLATAYGDVPDDSCMSEVFDFRTLTPGTFSLGPLTVRTDRVRHPVEAFAFRVEHDGSALVYSGDTGPCEELHGLADGADLLLCEASFTHGKEDIPDLHLNGREAGEHAARAGAGRLVLTHIPPWTDPLTNLRDAQAVYDGPVELARAGAVYEL, encoded by the coding sequence ATGAAGCTCACCGTCGTCGGATGCTCGGGGTCGTTCCCGTCCACGGAATCGGCCTGCTCGAGCTACCTCGTAGAGGCCGACGGCTTCCGGCTGCTCCTCGACATGGGCAACGGCGCCCTCGGCGAGCTGCAGCGCCACATCGGTCTCTACGACCTCGATGCCATCCTGCTCTCGCACCTGCACCCCGACCACTGCATCGACATGTGCGGCTACTTCGTGGCCCGCTACTACCGGCACGAGGGCGGCCGCGCCGAGGCCATCCCCGTCTACGGCCCGCGGGACACCGAGCACCGGCTGGCCACGGCGTACGGGGACGTGCCCGACGACTCCTGCATGAGCGAGGTCTTCGACTTCCGCACGCTCACCCCCGGCACCTTCTCCCTGGGCCCGCTGACCGTCCGCACGGACCGGGTCCGCCACCCCGTCGAGGCCTTCGCCTTCCGCGTTGAGCACGACGGCAGCGCGCTCGTCTACTCCGGCGACACCGGCCCCTGCGAGGAGCTGCACGGCCTGGCCGACGGCGCCGACCTTCTGCTGTGCGAGGCGTCGTTCACCCACGGCAAGGAGGACATCCCCGACCTCCACCTCAACGGCCGCGAGGCGGGCGAGCACGCCGCGCGGGCCGGTGCGGGCCGGCTGGTCCTCACCCACATCCCGCCGTGGACGGACCCGCTGACCAACCTCCGCGACGCACAGGCCGTCTACGACGGGCCGGTCGAACTCGCCCGTGCGGGCGCGGTGTACGAGCTCTGA
- the rph gene encoding ribonuclease PH, giving the protein MSRIDGRTPDQLRPVTIQRGWSKHAEGSVLISFGDTKVFCTASVTEGVPRWRKGSGEGWVTAEYSMLPRSTNTRGDREAVRGKIGGRTHEISRLIGRSLRAVIDFKALGENTIVLDCDVLQADGGTRTAAITGAYVALADAITWAQGKKLVKHGRQPLTGTVSAVSVGIVDGVPLLDLCYEEDVRAETDMNVVCTGDGRFVEVQGTAEAEPFAREELNAILDLAVTGCAALDAAQREALAATL; this is encoded by the coding sequence ATGTCTCGCATCGACGGCCGCACGCCCGACCAGCTCCGCCCCGTGACCATCCAGCGCGGCTGGAGCAAGCACGCCGAGGGCTCCGTCCTCATCTCCTTCGGCGACACCAAGGTCTTCTGCACCGCCAGCGTCACCGAGGGCGTCCCCCGCTGGCGCAAGGGCTCCGGCGAGGGCTGGGTCACCGCCGAGTACTCGATGCTGCCCCGCTCCACCAACACCCGCGGCGACCGCGAGGCCGTCCGCGGCAAGATCGGCGGCCGCACCCACGAGATCTCCCGCCTCATCGGCCGCTCCCTGCGCGCCGTCATCGACTTCAAGGCCCTCGGCGAGAACACCATCGTCCTCGACTGCGACGTCCTCCAGGCCGACGGCGGCACCCGCACCGCCGCCATCACCGGCGCCTACGTCGCCCTCGCCGACGCCATCACCTGGGCCCAGGGCAAGAAGCTCGTCAAGCACGGCCGGCAGCCCCTCACCGGAACGGTCAGCGCGGTCAGCGTCGGCATCGTCGACGGTGTCCCCCTCCTCGACCTCTGCTACGAAGAGGACGTCCGCGCCGAGACCGACATGAACGTCGTCTGCACGGGCGACGGCCGCTTCGTCGAGGTCCAGGGCACCGCCGAGGCCGAGCCCTTCGCCCGCGAAGAGCTCAACGCCATCCTCGACCTCGCCGTCACGGGCTGCGCCGCACTCGACGCCGCCCAGCGCGAGGCACTCGCGGCGACGCTGTAG
- a CDS encoding MoaD/ThiS family protein yields the protein MAIEVRIPTILRTYTDGKKAVEGSGATIDELFKDLETRHAGIRERLVDESGELRRFVNVYLNDEDVRFLAGIGTELGDGDSVTILPAVAGGMA from the coding sequence ATGGCCATCGAGGTCCGCATTCCGACCATTCTCCGCACCTACACCGACGGCAAGAAGGCCGTCGAAGGCAGCGGTGCCACCATCGACGAGCTCTTCAAGGACCTCGAGACCCGCCACGCGGGCATCCGCGAGCGCCTCGTCGACGAGTCCGGCGAGCTGCGCCGCTTCGTCAACGTCTACCTCAACGACGAGGACGTCCGCTTCCTCGCCGGCATCGGCACCGAGCTCGGCGACGGCGACAGCGTCACCATCCTCCCGGCCGTCGCCGGCGGAATGGCCTGA
- the rdgB gene encoding RdgB/HAM1 family non-canonical purine NTP pyrophosphatase has translation MKRLILATRNANKVTELRAILEAAGLDVELVGADAYPEIPDVKETGVTFAENALLKAHALARATGLPAVADDSGLCVDVLNGAPGIFSARWAGRHGNDKANLDLLLAQLGDIADEHRGAHFACAAALALPDGTERVVEGRLEGTLRHEPAGGGGFGYDPILQPLGETRTCAELTADEKNAISHRGKAFRGLVPVVRELLG, from the coding sequence ATGAAGCGCCTGATCCTCGCCACCCGCAACGCCAACAAGGTCACCGAGCTCCGCGCCATCCTGGAGGCGGCCGGCCTCGACGTCGAACTCGTCGGCGCCGACGCCTACCCCGAGATCCCGGACGTCAAGGAGACCGGCGTCACCTTCGCCGAGAACGCCCTCCTCAAGGCCCACGCCCTCGCCCGGGCCACCGGCCTCCCGGCCGTCGCCGACGACTCCGGCCTGTGCGTCGACGTCCTGAACGGCGCCCCCGGCATCTTCTCCGCCCGCTGGGCCGGCCGCCACGGCAACGACAAGGCCAACCTCGACCTCCTCCTCGCCCAGCTCGGCGACATCGCCGACGAACACCGCGGCGCCCACTTCGCCTGCGCCGCGGCCCTGGCCCTGCCGGACGGCACGGAGCGGGTGGTCGAAGGCCGCCTGGAAGGCACCCTCCGCCACGAACCGGCGGGCGGCGGCGGCTTCGGCTACGACCCGATCCTCCAGCCCCTCGGCGAGACCCGCACCTGCGCCGAACTGACGGCGGACGAGAAGAACGCGATCAGCCACCGCGGGAAGGCGTTCCGGGGCCTGGTACCGGTGGTGCGCGAGCTGCTGGGCTGA
- a CDS encoding PLP-dependent cysteine synthase family protein: MRYDSHLASVGNTPLVRLPRLSPSESVRVWAKLEDRNPTGSVKDRPALHMIEQAERSGRLTPGCTILEPTSGNTGISLAMAARLKGYRIVCVMPENTSEERRQLLAMWGAEIVSSPAAGGSNTAVRVAKELAAEHTDWVMLYQYGNPDNAGAHYAGTGPEILADLPEITHFVAGLGTTGTLMGVGRYLREHKPGVSIVAAEPRYDDLVYGLRNLDEGFVPELYDASVLTTRYSVGSEDAVRRTRELLTEEGIFAGVSTGAVLHAALGVARKAERAGESADIAFVVADGGWKYLSTGIYTAPTTEAAVEALHGQLWA; this comes from the coding sequence ATGCGTTACGACAGCCACCTGGCCTCGGTCGGCAACACCCCGCTGGTGCGGCTGCCCAGGCTCTCCCCGTCCGAGTCGGTCCGCGTCTGGGCCAAGCTGGAGGACCGCAACCCCACCGGCTCGGTCAAGGACCGCCCCGCCCTGCACATGATCGAGCAGGCGGAGCGGAGCGGGCGGCTGACCCCCGGCTGCACCATCCTCGAGCCCACCTCCGGCAACACCGGCATCTCGCTGGCCATGGCGGCCCGCCTCAAGGGCTACCGCATCGTGTGCGTCATGCCGGAGAACACCAGCGAGGAGCGGCGGCAGCTGCTCGCCATGTGGGGCGCGGAGATCGTCTCCTCGCCCGCCGCGGGCGGCTCCAACACCGCCGTCCGCGTCGCCAAGGAGCTCGCCGCCGAGCACACCGACTGGGTGATGCTCTACCAGTACGGCAACCCCGACAACGCCGGTGCGCACTACGCCGGCACGGGCCCGGAGATCCTCGCCGACCTCCCCGAGATCACCCACTTCGTCGCCGGCCTCGGCACCACCGGCACGCTCATGGGCGTCGGCCGCTACCTGCGCGAGCACAAGCCCGGCGTGAGCATCGTCGCCGCCGAGCCCCGCTACGACGACCTCGTCTACGGCCTGCGCAACCTGGACGAGGGCTTCGTCCCCGAGCTCTACGACGCCTCCGTCCTCACCACGCGCTACTCGGTCGGCTCCGAGGACGCCGTGCGCCGCACGCGCGAGCTCCTCACCGAGGAGGGCATCTTCGCGGGCGTCTCCACGGGCGCCGTCCTGCACGCCGCCCTCGGCGTGGCCCGCAAGGCCGAACGTGCCGGGGAGAGCGCCGACATCGCCTTCGTCGTGGCCGACGGCGGCTGGAAGTACCTCTCGACGGGCATCTACACGGCCCCCACCACGGAGGCGGCCGTGGAGGCGCTGCACGGCCAGCTCTGGGCGTAG
- a CDS encoding MFS transporter produces MPNGSSTEAGNAGHDPAAVRRHPALFRAVARRRNPRLRRTDITVTDERTVRRAVKAAALGNAMEWFDFGIYSYLAVTLGNVFFPSGDDTVRLLSSLATFAVAFLVRPLGGMFFGPLGDRIGRKRVLALTMVLMASGTFAIGLIPSYAAIGFWSPVLLICFRMLQGFSTGGEYGGAATFIAEYAPDKRRGYFGSFLELGTLAGYVGAAGLVTAMTSALGGDAMTDWGWRIPFLVAGPLGLVGLYLRMKLEDTPAFQKLEEDEETGGTELKEIFAAQWARLLLCVVLAGAYGITDYMLLSYMPTYLTDRLGYDDTHGLLILIATMILLMAVITCVGRLSDRIGRKPLLMAGLGGFVALSVPAFLLLKQGSLVAVLGGMLMLGLPLVCLLGTMSAVLPALFPTHVRYGSLAIGYNISTSLFGGTTPLVITALIHATGSDMMPAFYTAGAALIGMLAVAFMRETARQPLEGSPPAVATKEEAEEIVTSRSPEPKF; encoded by the coding sequence GTGCCCAACGGCAGCAGCACCGAGGCCGGGAACGCCGGACACGACCCGGCCGCCGTCAGACGACACCCGGCCCTGTTCCGGGCCGTCGCCCGCCGCCGCAACCCGCGGCTGCGGCGCACGGACATCACCGTCACGGACGAGCGCACGGTCAGACGGGCGGTCAAGGCGGCGGCGCTCGGCAACGCCATGGAGTGGTTCGACTTCGGCATCTACAGCTACCTCGCCGTCACCCTCGGGAACGTCTTCTTCCCGTCCGGCGACGACACGGTGCGCCTGCTGTCCTCGCTCGCGACCTTCGCCGTGGCCTTCCTCGTCCGGCCCCTCGGCGGCATGTTCTTCGGCCCGCTCGGCGACCGGATCGGCCGCAAGCGCGTCCTGGCCCTGACGATGGTGCTGATGGCCTCCGGCACCTTCGCCATCGGCCTCATCCCGTCGTACGCGGCCATCGGCTTCTGGTCACCCGTGCTGCTGATCTGCTTCCGGATGCTGCAGGGCTTCTCCACCGGCGGCGAGTACGGGGGCGCCGCGACCTTCATCGCCGAGTACGCGCCCGACAAGCGCCGCGGCTACTTCGGCAGCTTCCTCGAACTCGGCACCCTCGCCGGCTACGTCGGCGCGGCCGGCCTCGTCACCGCCATGACCTCCGCGCTCGGCGGCGACGCGATGACCGACTGGGGCTGGCGCATCCCCTTCCTCGTCGCCGGCCCGCTCGGCCTCGTCGGCCTCTACCTGCGGATGAAGCTGGAGGACACCCCCGCCTTCCAGAAGCTGGAGGAGGACGAGGAGACCGGCGGCACCGAACTCAAGGAGATCTTCGCCGCACAGTGGGCGCGGCTACTGCTGTGCGTCGTCCTGGCCGGGGCGTACGGCATCACCGACTACATGCTGCTGTCGTACATGCCGACGTACCTCACCGACCGGCTCGGCTACGACGACACGCACGGCCTGCTGATCCTCATCGCCACGATGATCCTGCTGATGGCCGTCATCACCTGCGTGGGCCGGCTCAGCGACCGGATCGGCCGCAAACCCCTGCTGATGGCGGGCCTGGGCGGCTTCGTCGCCCTGTCGGTACCGGCGTTCCTGCTGCTCAAACAGGGCAGCCTGGTGGCCGTCCTCGGCGGCATGCTGATGCTCGGCCTGCCCCTGGTGTGCCTCCTCGGCACCATGTCCGCCGTCCTCCCCGCCCTCTTCCCCACCCACGTCCGCTACGGCTCCCTGGCCATCGGCTACAACATCTCCACGTCCCTCTTCGGCGGCACGACCCCCCTGGTGATCACGGCCCTGATCCACGCCACGGGCAGCGACATGATGCCGGCGTTCTACACGGCGGGCGCGGCCCTGATCGGCATGCTCGCCGTCGCCTTCATGCGGGAGACGGCCCGCCAGCCGCTGGAGGGCTCACCGCCGGCGGTGGCGACGAAGGAGGAAGCGGAAGAGATCGTCACCTCCCGGTCCCCCGAACCGAAGTTCTGA
- a CDS encoding glucose PTS transporter subunit EIIB: MASKAEKIVAGLGGIDNIEEIEGCITRLRTEVADPALVDEAALKAAGAHGVVKMGTAIQVVIGTDADPIAGEIEDMM, encoded by the coding sequence ATGGCCAGCAAGGCTGAGAAGATCGTCGCCGGCCTCGGCGGCATCGACAACATCGAGGAGATCGAGGGCTGCATCACCCGTCTCCGCACCGAGGTCGCCGACCCGGCGCTGGTCGACGAGGCCGCGCTCAAGGCCGCCGGCGCCCACGGCGTCGTCAAGATGGGCACCGCCATCCAGGTCGTCATCGGCACCGACGCCGACCCGATCGCCGGTGAGATCGAAGACATGATGTGA